A section of the Amycolatopsis sp. AA4 genome encodes:
- a CDS encoding cupredoxin family copper-binding protein, with amino-acid sequence MKRFFALLAVAVLGTLAAPLPAPAEAANQTVMMQDYAYSPASLTVRVGDTVTWVQHDTAPHDVVTTSAPVAFRSPQLSQGQSWNYTFQTPGTYSYYCSVHPDMRAQVIVQPAPAAPPSPPVTRSSAAAPASRPAAAPSRTAAVAPPVAAAPPAPSTVASSVAPSESAAAPASAQPVAQAAATTSLDPKLLVAGLVTAVAIGCLLLLTSRKA; translated from the coding sequence GTGAAACGATTTTTCGCCCTCTTGGCCGTCGCTGTCCTGGGCACGCTCGCCGCACCCTTGCCAGCCCCAGCCGAGGCCGCCAACCAGACGGTGATGATGCAGGACTACGCCTACTCGCCCGCGTCGCTGACCGTGCGCGTCGGCGACACCGTCACCTGGGTCCAGCACGACACCGCGCCGCACGACGTGGTCACCACGAGCGCGCCCGTCGCGTTCCGCAGCCCGCAGCTGTCGCAAGGGCAGAGCTGGAATTACACGTTCCAGACCCCGGGAACCTATTCCTATTACTGTTCCGTGCATCCGGACATGCGGGCGCAGGTCATCGTCCAACCTGCGCCCGCCGCGCCGCCGTCACCGCCGGTGACGCGGTCGTCCGCTGCCGCCCCTGCTTCCCGGCCCGCGGCCGCTCCGAGCCGTACTGCCGCGGTGGCGCCGCCGGTGGCCGCCGCACCGCCGGCACCGTCCACAGTGGCCAGTTCGGTCGCGCCGAGCGAGTCCGCGGCCGCGCCTGCCTCGGCGCAGCCGGTCGCGCAGGCGGCGGCGACCACCAGCCTCGACCCGAAACTGCTGGTCGCCGGTCTGGTGACGGCGGTCGCCATCGGGTGCCTGTTGCTGCTGACCTCCCGGAAAGCTTGA
- a CDS encoding MarR family winged helix-turn-helix transcriptional regulator encodes MPKRTEPDEVDEMLAQWRAEVPEVDTSPLAVFGRLHRSFDRYQRQLTRVFARHGITVADFGILAALRRGGAPYRRTAGDLADTNLLTTGGITQRVDKLVQAGLVRRERDEDDRRVVFIGLTEEGLAATDKVMHEHFPNENRMLAGLTAAERAQLAKLLARLERSLDEAEFGD; translated from the coding sequence ATGCCGAAGCGTACCGAGCCGGACGAGGTCGACGAGATGCTCGCGCAGTGGCGCGCCGAGGTGCCGGAGGTCGACACGTCGCCGCTCGCGGTGTTCGGGCGCTTGCATCGTTCGTTCGACCGGTATCAGCGGCAGCTGACGCGCGTGTTCGCCCGGCACGGGATCACGGTGGCGGACTTCGGGATCCTCGCCGCGCTCCGGCGGGGCGGCGCGCCGTACCGGCGCACGGCGGGCGACCTCGCCGACACCAACCTGCTCACCACCGGCGGTATCACCCAGCGGGTCGACAAGCTGGTGCAGGCCGGCCTCGTCCGCCGCGAACGCGACGAGGACGACCGGCGGGTCGTGTTCATCGGCCTCACCGAAGAGGGGCTCGCGGCGACGGACAAGGTCATGCACGAGCACTTTCCCAACGAAAACCGCATGCTGGCCGGGCTGACCGCGGCGGAACGCGCGCAGCTGGCGAAATTGCTGGCGCGGTTGGAGCGGTCTTTGGACGAGGCCGAGTTCGGCGACTGA
- a CDS encoding VOC family protein, with the protein MTVKRMDNVLIVVEDLDAVIDFFVELGLELENKGPLDWRGAERVVGLRDVRQDVAMLRVPDGPGRVELAKFHEPKAVAPEPWKAPANTLGIRRMMFAVDDLEDTLARLKARGAELVDEVVQFENIFLLCYVRGPENIVVGLAQELS; encoded by the coding sequence ATGACGGTCAAGCGGATGGACAACGTCCTCATCGTCGTCGAGGATCTCGACGCGGTCATCGACTTCTTCGTCGAACTGGGGCTGGAACTGGAAAACAAGGGCCCCCTCGACTGGCGCGGCGCGGAACGGGTGGTCGGGCTGCGGGACGTCCGGCAGGACGTCGCCATGCTGCGCGTCCCCGACGGTCCCGGCCGGGTCGAACTGGCGAAATTCCACGAGCCGAAGGCGGTCGCGCCGGAGCCGTGGAAGGCTCCGGCGAACACGCTCGGCATCCGCCGGATGATGTTCGCGGTCGACGACCTCGAGGACACGCTCGCCCGGCTGAAGGCACGCGGAGCCGAATTGGTCGACGAAGTGGTGCAGTTCGAGAACATCTTTCTGCTGTGTTATGTCCGGGGGCCGGAGAATATCGTCGTGGGGCTCGCTCAAGAATTGAGCTGA